CTTGATACATTCGAAAGGATTATATTCAGCTGTTGGTACTATTTTAGTCGCTGCTGCATGCACTACATAATCAACACCATCAAGAGCTCTATATAATCTTTCTTTATCTCGAACATCTCCGATAAAGAAGCGCAGGCGTGGATCATCCTCAAAACGACTGGCCATACTCCATTGTTTCATTTCATCACGTGAATAAATAATTATCTTTTTGGGTTTATATTTTTCTAGAGTCATTTCAATGAACTTATGTCCAAATGATCCGGTTCCACCAGTTATCAATATTACAGAATTCTTTAGCATTTTCATATCTCCTAAGATTTAACCTATTATCAGATGTTTTAAGGAAAACATATTTTTATCATTATCCACTTTATTTGATGATTCAGATATAAAACAAAATACACCTTCAGAAAAATCATCTATTTCTTGAGGGATCAATTTAAATTCTATACCCATTTTGTAGCAAACATGCTCAATTATAAATTCAAAATCACTTTGGCCCTGAAGAGCAATAATACAATATTCCTCTTTTTTTACTTGTTTTACAATCTCGAATATTGCATCCTGATATACCACGACATTCTTGATAGTACGCCTGAAATAGCTCCAAGATCGCTTACTAATCTCATCCAAACCATCTGTTGTAAGAATATAATGGATATTTCTGTTATTTACTTTTTTGATTGTAATAAATCCTTTTTTCACAAATCGCTTGAGGATAGCATTTGTCATGCCCAAGGATGCCTGTGCAATAGAAGCCAGATCTCTTTGGCTAACTTGAGGATTATTCTGTATTTGTTCTAGGATTATTATTTCTTTGTCCATTAGTCTTTTCTTGATTAAGAGAGGATAGATCTACCCCTACCCATTGGCCTTGCTGCCTATTGTAAGATAAGGATTCTGATAGAAGAATATTATCAATAAGCCGGAACTAAATTTGATAAAAATTTTTTCTTCAACTGTCTTTGTTCAATAACTGAACATATCATAAACCTTTTATTTTCTACAATAAGCAAAATTACTATATAGCCATTATTTAACAAAATATGCAGAAGCTAGCCGCG
This portion of the Oceanispirochaeta sp. M1 genome encodes:
- a CDS encoding winged helix-turn-helix transcriptional regulator, which gives rise to MDKEIIILEQIQNNPQVSQRDLASIAQASLGMTNAILKRFVKKGFITIKKVNNRNIHYILTTDGLDEISKRSWSYFRRTIKNVVVYQDAIFEIVKQVKKEEYCIIALQGQSDFEFIIEHVCYKMGIEFKLIPQEIDDFSEGVFCFISESSNKVDNDKNMFSLKHLIIG